The following are from one region of the Salvia hispanica cultivar TCC Black 2014 chromosome 1, UniMelb_Shisp_WGS_1.0, whole genome shotgun sequence genome:
- the LOC125206845 gene encoding uncharacterized protein LOC125206845, with product MVDVDRRMTSLNPSHVAGLRRLSARAAAAAAPSAPCSSLLSFASLADKVISQLKNSGVNIQPGLTESELAQAEAEFGFAFPPDLKAILACGFPSGAGFPDWRSARLHLRAAIDLPIASVSFHIARNALWSKAWGPRPADPEKAIKFGRNALKRAPLLIPVFDHCYIPCNPCLAGNPVFYVDENRIFCCGFDLADFFERQSASPKIQRSISERSAASLISSSSITDSSRRSLDGGGAAPRWVEFWSEAAVDRRRRDSNSSSSSSSETMLPRSEMPDWVGEYVEQVGSVLRRSGWAESDVAEIVHVSASGFFVDGEMVMLDSQSVLDALLLKVDRYSDTLRKAGWSSEEVAEALGIDFRQEEKKEKKKVSPEVLRRLGKLAEAVNLSSSSLLT from the coding sequence ATGGTCGACGTGGATCGGAGGATGACGAGCCTGAACCCGTCCCACGTGGCCGGGCTCCGCCGCCTCTCAGCCCGCgcagccgccgccgccgctcctTCCGCGCCGTGCAGCAGCCTCCTCTCCTTCGCTTCCCTCGCCGACAAGGTAATATCCCAATTAAAAAACTCGGGGGTAAATATCCAGCCCGGGCTAACGGAATCCGAGTTAGCCCAAGCCGAAGCCGAATTCGGCTTCGCCTTCCCGCCGGATTTGAAAGCCATCCTGGCGTGCGGCTTTCCATCCGGCGCCGGCTTCCCCGACTGGCGATCGGCTCGGCTCCACCTCCGCGCCGCGATTGATCTCCCCATCGCATCCGTCTCCTTCCACATAGCCCGCAATGCGCTGTGGTCGAAGGCGTGGGGCCCGCGCCCGGCCGACCCGGAAAAGGCGATCAAGTTCGGGAGAAACGCTCTCAAGAGAGCCCCGCTTTTGATACCCGTTTTCGACCACTGCTATATCCCTTGCAATCCCTGCCTCGCCGGAAACCCTGTCTTCTACGTCGACGAGAATCGGATTTTCTGCTGCGGCTTCGATTTGGCCGATTTCTTCGAGCGGCAGAGCGCCTCCCCCAAAATCCAGCGATCGATCAGCGAGAGATCCGCGGCGTCGTTAATCTCGTCGTCTTCAATAACCGATTCGTCGCGGAGGAGCCTCGACGGCGGGGGGGCGGCGCCGCGGTGGGTGGAGTTCTGGAGCGAGGCGGCGGTGGACCGGCGGCGGAGGGATTCGAATTCGTCGTCGTCGTCTTCTTCGGAAACAATGCTGCCGAGATCGGAGATGCCGGATTGGGTGGGTGAGTACGTGGAGCAAGTCGGGTCGGTTCTGAGGAGGAGCGGGTGGGCCGAATCGGACGTTGCGGAGATCGTCCACGTGTCGGCATCTGGCTTCTTTGTGGACGGGGAGATGGTGATGCTCGACAGCCAATCAGTGCTTGACGCGTTGCTGTTAAAAGTGGATCGGTATTCGGATACGCTCCGGAAAGCGGGTTGGAGCTCCGAAGAGGTGGCGGAGGCGTTGGGGATTGATTTCCGGCAAgaggagaagaaggagaagaagaaggtgtCGCCGGAGGTGCTGCGGAGGTTGGGAAAGCTGGCGGAGGCGGTCAACTTGTCGTCGTCGTCATTATTGACCTAG